In Phyllopteryx taeniolatus isolate TA_2022b chromosome 6, UOR_Ptae_1.2, whole genome shotgun sequence, one genomic interval encodes:
- the si:ch211-261d7.6 gene encoding zinc finger protein 91 isoform X2 gives MSRRAPPRMGHRQTAMRRHARTQRTASVQSRFKASLLPFQCLEFGLFCQDCGEAFGEEAAYLDHRNQHPDGKCAMYLEPMDYSDEADEDEESTSSCQLCTLSFVDMNEFRSHMETHRVQSSGTQEISGFTKQNSFECSDCGKRYSMLGHFLNHQRTHIQASKSLFSDLEDLKKKSFQCETCGRNYSRASALDAHRRGHEEKLFKRRYKTSRHMTTTDESTLKLIGKQTYGTPEKLFKCACGKTFPSMVRLKTHQRFSHNSECFPQEATGKLRKNVFYCRECRKVFHGHLAWFNHEKWHENHSKDSPNRFPCESCGKVFMTQTFYYRHNRMVHSGETPAKSFLHQVGQLQKKGFECTDCGLKFSRPSALHSHQLQHTSAFGETEKVSQAHSSLLHQETWDGELKGTQQLSHHVLAENVLADIRSEDDPHVNEPDEDVMESYEPGDFNVLVISASESEDEAVQDMNPHLESGSASDQEGRDNVSASNLVSKPELDLKIVQVDFEPAKGQRSPAAEAAEDNATKERFDCPECYRWFTSAASLRAHIVWHNFRKRRRQTKGQSVEVYTCDNEAHTFAAGHFTEYENETNQELNQAELLKQKTVTCDICGTHFSHLPNQRDELSLCRNCETSSLLNHMSNRSIQRKESISATTKVYNPKKTLLGPKIYHCEQCGKGFWSLGAYLHHKQSPSQCIDVRLRTGRAQPAHRGRSCSSMKVACPVCGRKFRHKGIMTLHMRTHENGNHKCEICNRAFRLFSSLIRHQVVHNELLPPPCKSFQHQVEQLQKNTYSCPDCGKLFSRAKALQFHMRYHGNESGHSPSPPRSSVRHEDFQCATCLKHFSNRASLRTHKKLCITKERILLGKTGTLNNNETGKLSKVNLQDSAVKLPHKVKNEMEEVGMESPNTNPSEFKYKCNKCERSFSVIGALNLHKRIHAKGYKKVAKATLSSAPSEEELRKDYPFPCSECGKRFLSNSALGSHKRWHKNDKRPNLKEQVSDHQRSTLQPQPDIKPKTHQGYQAYEQGSLLAEQSNTLETRDTQTGDTSLNVNRVMNDGGETVSTTTIAKNYQCPLCLASFSKARGLRAHTWQAHSKSTENKAKRVFDAQNTSCEITSESISPKISNPPVSKFDASPLVVTNHECGLHCESAATVPDHKLCPASELGVQAPEALAEVLPPYSRLSEQIVKCLFKCGKCGKDFQTEGQLETHKTKAKSRPFCCALCCNAFLTENQLQQHLAWHDQIRYRLPNEVRFRLSAALTPKSVKLTGNVPSQHALKQESQSVSSSEAFLSSSALQNHKCWRCKSAVCDCADPSVTADDFRSLSKHDQASLGDCDSPAAVWSGARDSLTCLECGATFSQETDLHQHYTKHAQSMY, from the exons ATGTCGCGCCGTGCACCCCCACGGATGGGACATCGGCAAACAGCGATGCGCCGCCACGCGAGGACACAGCGGACAGCAAGTGTCCAGTCTCGGTTCAAG GCTTCTCTTCTCCCCTTTCAATGTTTAGAGTTTGGGCTATTCTGCCAAGATTGCGGAGAAGCCTTTGGTGAGGAGGCAGCCTACTTGGACCATCGCAACCAGCACCCCGATGGAAAGTGCGCAATGTATTTGGAGCCGATGGACTATTCAGATGAGGCTGACGAAGATGAGGAAAGTACTAGTTCCTGTCAGTTATGCACGTTGTCATTTGTTGATATGAACGAATTCCGATCCCACATGGAAACCCACCGTGTTCAATCGTCTGGCACCCAGGAGATTTCTGGGTTCACAAAGCAGAACTCCTTTGAATGCTCTGATTGTGGGAAGAGATATTCCATGTTAGGACACTTTCTCAATCATCAGCGCACCCACATTCAGGCTTCCAAATCTCTATTTAGTGACTTGGAGGATTTAAAGAAAAAGTCCTTTCAGTGTGAGACTTGTGGGCGGAATTATTCTCGTGCATCTGCCCTTGACGCCCACCGACGTGGCCATGAAGAAAAGTTATTTAAACGCCGATACAAGACTTCAAGACACATGACTACTACTGATGAGTCGACACTCAAGCTAATTGGAAAGCAGACTTATGGTACTCCTGAGAAGCTTTTCAAATGCGCTTGTGGAAAAACCTTTCCTAGTATGGTGCGTTTGAAGACACACCAGCGATTCAGCCACAATAGCGAATGCTTTCCACAAGAAGCGACAGGAAAGCtgaggaaaaatgttttttactgtCGAGAATGCAGGAAGGTATTCCATGGCCATCTTGCCTGGTTCAACCATGAGAAATGGCATGAAAACCATTCGAAAGATTCTCCGAACAGATTTCCATGTGAGTCCTGTGGAaaagtgttcatgactcaaacCTTCTATTACAGACATAACCGCATGGTGCACAGTGGTGAGACTCCAGCAAAGTCTTTTCTCCATCAAGTGGGCCAACTGCAGAAGAAAGGATTTGAATGTACCGACTGTGGCCTAAAGTTCTCCAGACCATCAGCGCTTCACTCTCATCAGCTTCAACACACCAGTGCCTTTGGAGAAACCGAGAAAGTGTCCCAGGCGCATTCTTCTCTGCTACATCAGGAAACTTGGGACGGAGAACTGAAAGGCACTCAGCAGTTAAGTCATCACGTCCTGGCAGAGAATGTGCTTGCTGACATTAGGTCTGAAGATGACCCACATGTTAATGAGCCTGATGAAGATGTTATGGAGAGTTATGAACCTGGGGACTTCAATGTCCTGGTGATTAGTGCAAGTGAATCAGAGGACGAGGCCGTCCAAGATATGAACCCTCACCTTGAATCAGGATCCGCATCCGACCAGGAGGGCCGAGACAACGTTTCAGCCAGTAATCTGGTTTCAAAACCAGAGCTTGACTTGAAAATTGTACAAGTTGACTTTGAGCCCGCCAAGGGACAGCGCTCACCAGCAGCGGAAGCAGCTGAAGACAACGCAACCAAAGAACGATTTGATTGTCCAGAATGTTACCGGTGGTTTACTAGTGCGGCATCACTGCGGGCTCACATAGTGTGGCACAACTTTCGTAAGAGGAGACGTCAGACTAAAGGTCAGTCAGTGGAAGTTTACACTTGTGACAATGAAGCCCATACCTTTGCAGCAGGTCATTTTACAGAATATGAGAATGAAACTAACCAAGAATTAAACCAGGCAGAACTATTAAAGCAGAAAACTGTGACATGTGACATATGTGgtacacatttttcacatttgccCAATCAACGCGATGAACTTTCACTGTGCCGTAATTGTGAGACATCTAGCTTGTTAAACCACATGAGCAACCGCTCTATACAGAGGAAAGAGAGCATTTCGGCTACTACAAAAGTATACAATCCAAAGAAAACTCTTCTTGGGCCCAAGATTTACCACTGCGAGCAGTGTGGGAAAGGTTTTTGGTCTTTAGGAGCTTACTTGCATCATAAGCAAAGTCCGAGTCAGTGTATAGATGTGAGGCTTAGAACCGGTCGTGCACAGCCTGCGCACCGTGGACGTTCTTGCTCCAGCATGAAGGTTGCGTGTCCTGTTTGTGGTAGAAAGTTCCGACACAAGGGAATCATGACGTTGCACATGCGCACGCATGAAAATGGAAATCACAAGTGTGAAATCTGCAACAGAGCTTTTCGCCTTTTTTCCAGTCTGATCAGACACCAGGTTGTGCATAATGAACTCCTGCCACCACCTTGTAAATCTTTTCAGCATCAGGTAGAGCAGCTACAAAAGAATACGTACAGCTGCCCCGACTGCGGGAAGCTGTTTTCCCGGGCCAAAGCACTTCAGTTTCATATGAGGTATCACGGAAATGAGAGTGGGCATTCGCCATCACCACCCAGGTCTTCTGTTAGGCACGAGGACTTTCAGTGTGCCACGTGTCTCAAGCATTTCAGCAACAGGGCCTCCTTGCGGACGCACAAAAAGCTGTGCATTACAAAAGAACGTATATTGCTTGGTAAGACAGGTACCCTAAATAATAATGAGACAGGGAAATTGTCTAAGGTGAACTTGCAAGACAGCGCGGTGAAGTTACCACATAAAGTTAAGAATGAAATGGAGGAGGTAGGCATGGAAAGTCCAAATACAAACCCCAGTGAGTTCAAATACAAGTGTAACAAGTGTGAAAGAAGCTTTTCAGTTATTGGTGCTTTGAACTTGCATAAAAGAATTCATGCTAAGGGTTACAAAAAAGTAGCAAAAGCAACCTTGTCCTCAGCACCTAGCGAGGAAGAGTTAAGGAAAGATTATCCATTTCCCTGCTCAGAATGCGGGAAGCGATTTTTGTCCAACTCTGCCCTCGGCTCTCACAAACGATGGCATAAAAATGACAAACGGCCCAATCTTAAAGAACAGGTTTCCGACCACCAAAGGTCCACACTGCAGCCTCAACCTGACATTAAACCTAAGACTCACCAAGGTTACCAAGCATATGAGCAAGGCTCTCTTTTAGCTGAGCAAAGCAACACTCTGGAAACTAGAGATACTCAGACAGGTGACACCTCGCTCAATGTGAACCGGGTCATGAACGATGGGGGTGAAACCGTCTCGACGACGACGATTGCAAAAAATTACCAGTGTCCCCTCTGCTTGGCGAGCTTTTCCAAAGCCAGGGGCCTTCGTGCCCACACATGGCAAGCCCACTCAAAGAGTacagaaaacaaagcaaagcggGTCTTTGATGCTCAAAACACAAGCTGTGAAATAACGAGTGAAAGTATTTCACCAAAAATAAGCAACCCCCCTGTAAGCAAATTTGACGCTTCTCCTTTGGTTGTCACAAACCATGAGTGTGGACTTCACTGTGAATCTGCTGCCACAGTTCCTGACCATAAATTATGTCCAGCATCTGAACTGGGTGTCCAGGCTCCTGAGGCCTTAGCTGAGGTCTTGCCGCCTTACAGTCGCCTATCAGAGCAGATCGTCAAATGTCTCTTCAAGTGTGGGAAGTGCGGCAAAGACTTCCAGACTGAGGGGCAGTTAGAGACTCACAAGACCAAGGCAAAGAGCAGGCCTTTTTGCTGCGCCCTGTGCTGCAATGCCTTTTTAACTGAGAATCAGCTGCAGCAACACCTCGCCTGGCACGATCAGATCCGATATCGGCTCCCGAACGAGGTTCGCTTTCGCCTCAGTGCTGCTTTGACCCCAAAGTCTGTCAAACTCACAGGGAACGTACCAAGCCAACATGCTTTGAAGCAAGAGAGCCAGTCAGTCAGTAGCAGCGAAGCCTTTCTTTCATCATCCGCGTTGCAAAACCACAAATGTTGGCGTTGTAAAAGTGCCGTGTGTGATTGCGCTGACCCTTCCGTGACCGCCGATGACTTCAGGTCCCTTTCTAAACATGACCAGGCATCTCTTGGTGATTGCGATAGCCCTGCAGCTGTTTGGTCAGGAGCTAGAGATTCCCTTACTTGTCTTGAATGTGGAGCTACTTTTAGTCAGGAAACTGATTTGCACCAGCACTATACCAAACATGCACAAAGCATGTATTAA